AGTCCTCGTTATAGGGTAACCATCTGAATAGAACGTACCTCAATCTCCTGTAAATAGTTAACATCCAATCTAGGATTTCGATAGGCTTTTTTCTAGGAATTAGATCAAGTGGTAGAAAATAGATGGGAGACACTAAGGATTCGATCCTCAAGGGGGGGGCTGACTCCAACCCCTCCACCTTGTCCCTGAGATCTATATCCCACATTAAGAGACCTTTAGCCACCACATAACGGAGGATATTCCTGACAGCTGGATGTTTAACGGTCCCTAAGCGTTTCACTTTGCTCAATAATCTCAGCATGATGAGGAAATCCCCCAAGGTAACATAATGGTGTTGAAAAGCTGAGTGGCCTGCGATGATCAAGAGTTCTCTCTCAGGACTGGGCATCAGAACTGGCTCATCAAAGATCCTAGATTCTACCGCATCTCGCCATACTTCAAGAGAATCTAGGGCTCTATTACCTGACCAAGATATCTCGTAATGGAGATCGACGGGAACTAGCTCCTCTGAAAGGAAAGTCCTAGCGCTATGAAATCTATGTCTCTTCTCGATCATTCCAAGATCTCTTAGGGACTTTCTTACCATATCAAAATCTTCGGGCTTAACTAACACATCTACATCAGTAGGTACGCCTATTTCATCAGAAGACGTCTTGAAGATGATGAAATCGACGTTCAGAGTTTCTTTGAGGAGCTGGATGGTCCTTCTAATTCTACCCATCATTTCATAGCA
The Thermoproteota archaeon genome window above contains:
- a CDS encoding nucleotidyltransferase family protein; protein product: VISLLRDKLLEQLDQGDRVLSYILMPSEEVTVGWEGIDWLRLLGDASRNGVELALLKRIVRLDSLPPEMEKIVRIGLQICYEMMGRIRRTIQLLKETLNVDFIIFKTSSDEIGVPTDVDVLVKPEDFDMVRKSLRDLGMIEKRHRFHSARTFLSEELVPVDLHYEISWSGNRALDSLEVWRDAVESRIFDEPVLMPSPERELLIIAGHSAFQHHYVTLGDFLIMLRLLSKVKRLGTVKHPAVRNILRYVVAKGLLMWDIDLRDKVEGLESAPPLRIESLVSPIYFLPLDLIPRKKPIEILDWMLTIYRRLRYVLFRWLPYNEDWLVPFLKSKVRESVWTMPRSCR